One genomic segment of Arachis duranensis cultivar V14167 chromosome 4, aradu.V14167.gnm2.J7QH, whole genome shotgun sequence includes these proteins:
- the LOC107482714 gene encoding chromatin structure-remodeling complex protein SYD isoform X34: protein MLRQGVPPRDMARSTISGSSGVPFKEQQLKQLRAQCLVFLAFRNGLAPKQLHLEIALGTAFSREGKDHTDHKGKSQSSVELGTSSGAMMPFGGLNNMRQPDNNNSSGSPSAGKSLEATSFCKGTESAIMTGDKGILSEERKHLLAVKKVELEKQIQERAGAQASSATSFQQQDSSSTKGDVDSGNLQVGLSNRPSSVIGLNKQMNPEINGFTGFASSDEASEGPSQVSSLQHELPIERRDNVVNQFQNMVNSGGSRNHHSLNHLTYALKEHLKPVPGTGIDPQGASLMKDADLLAKNVSSDGFKTVPVNDASRHDATFSTDIEENGRLPPPKYTMSGRWIMDQQKKRLLVQQNWVQKQQKTKQIMTTCFLKLKENVSSSEDISAKTKSVIELKKLQLLDLQRRLRSDFLNDFFKPITTEMEQLKSVKKHRHGRRVKQLERYEHKMREERQKRIRERQKEFFSEIEVHKEKLDDVFKIKRERWKGVNRYVKEYHKRKERIHREKIDRIQREKINLLKINDVEGYLRMVQDAKSDRVKQLLKETEKYLQKLGSKLQEAKTAAGRFEHDIDEAQCGSFLDKSESTLENEDEGDQAKHYLESNEKYYMMAHSVKESIAEQPSCLKGGKLREYQMNGLRWLVSLYNNHLNGILADEMGLGKTVQVISLICYLMESKNDRGPFLVVVPSSVLPGWDSEINFWAPDVHKIVYAGPPEERRRLFKDRIVHQKFNVLLTTYEYLMNKHDRPKLSKIHWHYIIIDEGHRIKNASCKLNADLKHYQSSHRLLLTGTPLQNNLEELWALLNFLLPNIFNSSEDFSQWFNKPFESAGDNSPDEALLSEEENLLIINRLHQVLRPFVLRRLKHKVENELPEKIERLVRCEASAYQKLLMKRVEENLGSIGTTKARSVHNSVMELRNICNHPYLSQLHAEEVDNFIPRHYLPPIIRLCGKLEMLDRILPKLKAADHRVLFFSTMTRLLDVMEEYLTLKQHRYLRLDGHTSGGDRGALIDLFNQPGSPYFIFLLSIRAGGVGVNLQAADTVIIFDTDWNPQVDLQAQARAHRIGQKKDVLVLRFETVQTVEEQVRASAEHKLGVANQSITAGFFDNNTSAEDRREYLESLLRECKKEEAAPVLDDDALNDLLARSEAEIDVFEAVDQKRREDEMATWKKLVSGPATDGSEPIPTLPSRLVTDEDLKQFYEAMKIFDVSKDEVASNGIKRKSGTPGGLDTQHYGRGKRAREVRSYEEQWTEEEFDKMCKAESPGSPKVMEEVIESNCKTNASSFAATASVTETAVVPPVAPATSSLGSLPVHKVKDITPPAKRGRGRPRRITSDKLPVTAVPLATSGTVEVDMQVKEGTLLGQVVLSTLESISHSSEVIGVSGPAQQSATGVSPNLTTPPNSQAEGTTVSVPIQTRGQGRKSQGGGEATRRRGKKQVLVLPPVSGVSIGPDLKMNEQLEHKPLNPSAGEAISQGDTVSSSATVQHSSTEPGSVTLSSGGDNKSGVGIALSSQQPLPLSSVTPVPQTVPTYPSVPIQNDGQHQKPQNGSGAPRRRGKKKAMVLPIPDVSGSQNLHLTSNLQSSSGNVLHDKATELKSLQDSLVQESHSVVQDHASHSIVDKDLKSTEVSGDIANKALVESTTEDNTKRSPGLEIEKVQNSDMHGSASIHLSNTLVLENSRNKSFCDSTLPVTEVTRDQQLEAKTHHCDEASKPDTFPVHSTKETKGSSNKAVEPMAAQAVPNASDNAYPSISGSESIQPCPPESMPVKRQGRKTQNRVEPPRRRGRKSSSASPVVSDSLATQDPNLNNDFQKSSVESSVGKVATDVAQAQAFQILLPSGGAAHDLNTKEGAAISSLNKQQKVAPGRVDSAPVSSDKITAFGRMQNVNDVARVMKEVFSGTCLPKPKAADSAAGELLKTNTTIDSMNTQLNADKAGYDITNSEAACLTPGIAVNIQEKESEGEFNNQKLEDKASSDIPNTGAVDVSNNMCLRDKTGKEHDKQSEVSDMQILESKENSDMPTTGAVNRNERQLEETSTTLYLEGKAASDKPTTGVVDAFNFQCSENKTDSDMSATEVEFLISDLPVNTHEKQSVEALNIRNLEDKASLDILTTEAACPDLDHAVNKYDKEVMEASNIQILEDKVNSDMPTAGVVVTSNDQFLEVKAGMDEPTSGAACLTSDLSINQREQLEEASSIQKPDVESSSDVPATGGVSASNIQCSEDKPYSEISAGEDGCATVDLAVNGKEKQSEEESNIQNLGNKISSDMPTTGALCLTPIIPTDGNVQLSEPPSDQEITALNEPLPSAMEVDTPICDDIKEKQDHIQHCTKTCSNQSEVEALDATPLSSAVRTECLSESSTKSSPLASSGENMSDQPQVIPSCPLTPTVSKELVNSPISKSCEINYRNEVNCSMQDSDLLERESQITVGNNSQNALELAIEQNALSPSETEATNVALSGKYLDALKHAELHENPLVKSCSQSLSEGKMNMGDFICEQPVSAVDISSNIDPVPKENVISAAAIGDTNVDSSVVCPMNIDTSLSNQVTIVQDNEIVTKSCRQDVDTSSADEVEKIIDQSPDEPVDRSVLQQTSGSKAVANSSVDASQSVLVEEGTISETAILPSSSFSIDDNKVSSKTCAISNSETLEEAMEEGATDRSEFLPPEKGAEESCRNATEVPSTVPVLLQESIDSEGDHRDQGKSQVGGIPENHETGMLAAPKTSEGGNEVETFSDKGPLGSSDAWDESKGLADMENQTEAIQNHAAEIDVPCTSASGDKAEGEPKGLADMENQAEAIQNRSAEMDVLCLSASGVKAEGESKEVADMENRAEAIQNCAAEMDVPCTSAPGDKAEGESKGLADMENLAEAIQDCAAEMHVPCVSSPGDKAEGEYKGLADMENEVETIESCAAEMEVSCSSASGDKAEGENVLVGTKEKILVSEDTEAFAVDETDVSNGGPAVPETTSANGAPLPCSSLRVGEPFVGHDTKGTETGVANHDNQAIRQNALKDAEECSSSAAADIIEKSSPQKDVIESSPLLPLETSVDGVPPPCSSVAEGERVESLSDEALVDSAVKLGTKNSEASQDNLVLQENALNEMEKTLPSATEDRVAVCSPEKDNLTTACSEAPQESEKYENVQNRSEEEPGQSSVAEETKKD from the exons ATGCTTAGACAAGGGGTTCCTCCCAGAGATATGGCAAGATCCACGATTAGTGGATCATCTGGTGTGCCTTTCAAAGAACAACAGTTGAAACAGCTCCGAGCTCAGTGCCTTGTTTTTCTAGCATTTAG AAATGGTTTAGCACCAAAGCAACTACATCTTGAAATTGCTCTTGGAACCGCTTTTTCTAGAGAAG GAAAGGATCATACTGACCACAAAGGAAAGTCACAATCTTCTGTTGAATTGGGTACCTCGTCAGGGGCCATGATGCCGTTTGGAGGTCTGAACAATATGAGACAACCTGATAATAATAACTCTTCAGGGTCCCCTTCTGCTGGAAAATCTCTGGAAGCTACGTCATTCTGCAAGGGAACTGAGAGTGCAATAATGACTGGGGACAAAGGTATTCTTTCTGAAGAAAGGAAACATCTCCTAGCTGTCAAAAAAGTAGAGCTTGAAAAGCAAATTCAAGAAAGAGCTGGTGCACAAGCTTCGTCAGCTACTTCTTTTCAGCAGCAAGATTCCTCTAGTACAAAGGGTGATGTTGACAGTGGTAATCTTCAGGTTGGACTGTCCAACCGACCTTCCTCTGTCATTGGGCTGAATAAGCAGATGAATCCTGAGATAAATGGCTTTACCGGATTTGCTAGTTCTGATGAGGCTTCAGAAGGACCCTCGCAAGTCTCTTCTCTTCAGCATGAGTTGCCAATAGAAAGAAGAGACAATGTTGTTAATCAGTTTCAAAATATGGTTAACAGTGGTGGTTCTCGAAACCATCATTCTCTAAACCACTTGACGTATGCTTTGAAAGAGCACTTGAAACCTGTTCCAGGGACTGGCATTGATCCCCAGGGAGCAAGCTTGATGAAGGATGCAGATTTATTAGCGAAAAATGTTTCTTCAG ATGGGTTCAAAACAGTTCCTGTTAATGATGCATCAAGACATGATGCCACTTTTTCTACAGACATAGAAGAGAATGGGAGGTTACCTCCTCCAAAATATACAATGTCAGGAAGGTGGATTATGGATCAGCAGAAAAAGAGGCTTCTAGTTCAGCAAAACTGGgtacaaaaacaacaaaaaacaaagcAAATAATGACCACATGTTTCCTCAAGCTAAAG GAAAATGTGAGCTCATCTGAGGATATATCTGCTAAAACAAAAAGCgtcatagagttgaagaaactTCAATTATTAGACCTCCAGCGCCGTCTCCGCAG TGATTTTCTGAATGATTTTTTCAAACCAATTACAACTGAGATGGAACAGTTGAAATCGGTTAAGAAGCATAGGCATGGTAGAAGGGTCAAACAACTAGAAAGGTATGAGCATAAAATGAGGGAAGAACGTCAAAAAAGAATCCGTGAAAGACAGAAGGAGTTTTTCAGTGAGATAGAAGTCCACAA gGAAAAGCTTGATGATGTGTTCAAAATCAAAAGGGAACGGTGGAAGGGTGTCAATAGATATGTGAAAGAGTACCATAAAAGAAAAGAGCGCATTCATCGTGAGAAGATTGATAGGATCCagcgggagaagattaatttgTTGAAAATAAACGATGTGGAAGGTTATCTACGGATGGTTCAG GATGCGAAATCTGATCGTGTGAAGCAACTTCTTAAAGAGACCGAGAAGTATCTCCAAAAGCTTGGTTCCAAGCTACAAGAAGCAAAGACTGCAGCAGGTCGCTTTGAACATGATATTGATGAGGCACAATGTGGCAGTTTTCTTGATAAGAGTGAATCTACTCTTGAAAATGAGGATGAAGGTGATCAGGCCAAG CATTATCTGGAAAGCAATGAGAAATATTATATGATGGCACACAG TGTAAAGGAGAGCATTGCAGAGCAGCCATCTTGTTTGAAGGGCGGAAAATTGAGGGA GTATCAAATGAATGGCCTGAGGTGGCTTGTTTCCTTATATAACAACCACTTGAATGGAATCCTCGCAGATGAAATGGGACTGGGCAAAACTGTTCAg GTTATTTCTCTAATTTGCTACCTGATGGAAAGTAAAAATGATAGGGGGCCATTTCTTGTGGTTGTGCCCTCTTCTGTTCTACCTGGTTGGGATTCAGAAATCAACTTTTGGGCTCCTGATGTACATAAAATTGTCTATGCTGGACCACCTGAGGAGCGACGTCGGTTATTTAA GGACAGGATTGTTCACCAGAAATTCAATGTCCTCCTGACAACATATGAATATCTAATGAACAAGCATGACAGACCAAAGCTTAGCAAAATACACTGGCATTATATAATAATTGATGAGGGCCATCGCATAAAAAATGCTTCTTGCAAGTTGAATGCTGACTTAAAACACTATCAGAGTTCTCATAGATTGTTGTTAACTGGAACTCCATTGCAG AACAATCTTGAGGAACTATGGGCGCTACTTAACTTCTTGTTACCTAACATATTTAATTCATCTGAGGATTTTTCCCAGTGGTTTAATAAGCCATTTGAGAGTGCTGGAGATAACTCGCCagatgaa GCCTTACTATCCGAGGAGGAGAACCTCTTGATCATCAATCGTCTGCACCAAGTTCTGAGACCATTCGTACTTCGGAGGCTTAAACACAAG GTTGAAAATGAACTTCCCGAAAAGATTGAAAGACTTGTAAGATGTGAGGCTTCTGCGTATCAAAAACTTTTGATGAAGAGAGTGGAAGAAAATCTTGGCTCTATTGGCACAACAaag GCACGGTCGGTGCACAACTCTGTCATGGAGCTTCGTAATATCTGCAATCATCCATATCTCAGCCAGCTTCATGCAGAGGAG GTGGATAACTTTATACCTAGGCATTATCTACCCCCAATTATTAGACTTTGTGGGAAGCTTGAGATGTTGGACCGTATTTTACCTAAATTGAAGGCAGCAGATCATCGG GTTCTTTTCTTCTCAACAATGACTAGGCTTCTTGATGTTATGGAGGAATACTTAACTCTTAAACAGCATCGGTACCTTCGGCTGGATGGGCATACCTCGGGAGGTGATCGTGGGGCCCTAATAGACCTGTTTAACCAACCTGgttctccatattttatatttttgctcag CATTCGTGCTGGTGGCGTTGGAGTGAATCTTCAAGCTGCTGACACAGTGATTATATTTGACACTGACTGGAATCCACAG GTTGACCTGCAAGCACAAGCAAGGGCTCATAGAATTGGTCAGAAGAAGGATGTTTTAGTACTTCGATTTGAAACA GTTCAAACTGTTGAAGAACAAGTCAGAGCTTCTGCTGAGCACAAACTGGGAGTTGCTAATCAGAGCATTACTGCTGGGTTTTTTGACAATAATACAAG TGCTGAGGACCGAAGAGAATACTTGGAATCCCTCCTGCGTGAGTGTAAGAAAGAGGAAGCGGCACCTGTATTGGATGATGATGCTTTAAATGATCTCTTAGCACGCAG TGAAGCAGAAATAGATGTGTTTGAGGCTGTTGACCAAAAAAGGCGCGAAGATGAGATG GCTACATGGAAGAAGTTGGTATCTGGGCCAGCAACTGATGGTTCTGAGCCTATTCCTACCCTTCCTTCACGTCTAGTTACAGATGAAGACTTGAAACAATTCTATGAAGCGATGAAGATATTCGATGTGTCCAAGGATGAAGTAGCATCTAACGGAATCAAGAGGAAGAGTGGAACTCCTGGGGGCCTCGATACTCAACATTACGGAAGGGGAAAACGTGCAAGAGAG GTGCGTTCCTATGAAGAACAATGGACAGAGGAGGAGTTTGATAAGATGTGTAAAGCTGAATCTCCTGGATCACCGAAAGTAATGGAAGAAGTGATAGAGTCCAATTGCAAAACAAATGCTTCTAGCTTTGCTGCAACCGCTTCTGTCACGGAGACTGCAGTGGTGCCTCCAGTGGCCCCTGCAACATCATCTCTTGGGAGTTTGCCTGTGCATAAAGTCAAAGATATAACACCACCTGCTAAACGTGGACGTGGCAGGCCAAGAAGAATAACCTCAGATAAGTTGCCTGTAACTGCAGTCCCTCTGGCTACTTCCGGAACTGTTGAAGTGGACATGCAGGTAAAGGAAGGAACTTTGCTTGGTCAAGTAGTATTGTCAACTCTCGAATCTATTTCTCATTCTTCTGAAGTTATTGGTGTGAGTGGACCTGCGCAGCAGTCTGCTACTGGTGTTTCTCCTAATCTGACAACTCCACCCAACTCTCAAGCAGAGGGTACTACTGTTTCTGTGCCAATACAAACAAGAGGACAAGGCCGGAAATCTCAAGGTGGAGGGGAGGCAACTAGACGTAGAGGGAAGAAGCAGGTTCTAGTGTTGCCTCCTGTATCTGGGGTTTCTATTGGTCCTGATTTAAAGATGAATGAGCAGTTGGAACACAAACCCCTGAATCCATCTGCTGGTGAAGCTATCTCCCAAGGTGATACTGTTTCCTCCAGTGCTACGGTACAACATTCAAGTACAGAACCGGGTTCTGTGACTTTAAGCAGTGGAGGTGATAATAAATCTGGAGTTGGGATTGCTCTGAGTTCTCAGCAGCCCCTTCCTTTGTCCTCTGTTACTCCTGTGCCTCAAACTGTTCCTACTTATCCTTCTGTACCTATACAAAATGATGGGCAACATCAGAAGCCTCAAAATGGATCAGGAGCTCCCCGACGCAGGGGAAAGAAAAAAGCAATGGTATTGCCTATTCCAGATGTTTCAGGTAGTCAGAATTTGCACCTTACTTCCAATTTACAAAGCTCATCAGGCAATGTATTACATGATAAAGCCACGGAGTTGAAAAGCTTGCAAGATAGCCTTGTTCAGGAATCACACAGTGTTGTCCAAGATCATGCATCACATAGTATTGTTGATAAGGATTTAAAATCAACTGAAGTATCTGGTGATATAGCCAATAAGGCATTGGTTGAATCAACAACTGAAGATAATACCAAAAGATCTCCTG GGTTGGAAATAGAGAAGGTTCAGAATTCTGATATGCATGGTTCTGCTTCCATCCATTTATCCAATACCCTTGTTCTGGAGAATTCAAGGAACAAAAGTTTCTGTGACTCAACCTTGCCTGTTACAGAGGTTACAAGGGACCAACAATTGGAGGCGAAAACTCATCACTGTGATGAAGCTTCAAAACCTGATACTTTTCCAGTCCATtctacaaaagaaacaaaaggaaGTTCTAACAAGGCTGTAGAACCTATGGCTGCACAAGCAGTTCCCAATGCATCAGACAATGCTTATCCTTCCATATCAGGTTCTGAATCCATTCAGCCATGCCCACCTGAATCCATGCCAGTTAAAAGGCAAGGCCGTAAAACTCAAAATAGAGTGGAGCCACCCCGGCGTAGGGGGAGAAAATCATCTTCGGCATCTCCTGTTGTTTCTGATTCCCTTGCTACCCAGGATCCTAATTTAAATAATGATTTTCAGAAGTCATCAGTAGAGTCATCGGTGGGTAAAGTCGCTACAGATGTCGCTCAAGCTCAAGCATTTCAGATCCTTTTGCCCAGTGGAGGCGCTGCTCATGATTTAAACACGAAAGAGGGAGCTGCCATTTCTTCTCTAAACAAGCAGCAAAAAGTTGCACCAGGAAGGGTTGATAGTGCACCAGTATCCTCAGATAAGATTACTGCTTTTGGCCGAATGCAAAATGTCAATGATGTGGCTAGGGTTATGAAAGAAGTTTTCTCTGGAACCTGCTTGCCAAAGCCTAAAGCAGCAGATTCTGCTGCCGGCGAACTCTTAAAAACTAATACTACAATTGATTCCATGAATACCCAGTTGAATGCTGATAAAGCAGGTTATGATATAACAAATTCGGAAGCAGCATGTCTAACTCCAGGCATTGCTGTGAAcatacaagaaaaagaatcagaGGGGGAATTCAATAATCAGAAATTGGAGGACAAAGCAAGTTCAGATATACCAAATACTGGAGCAGTGGATGTCTCCAATAACATGTGTTTGCGGGATAAAACAGGTAAGGAGCATGACAAGCAATCTGAAGTATCTGACATGCAGATTCTTGAGAGCAAAGAAAATTCCGATATGCCAACTACTGGAGCAGTGAACAGAAATGAAAGACAATTAGAGGAAACATCCACTACTCTGTATCTTGAAGGTAAAGCAGCGTCAGACAAGCCAACTACAGGAGTAGTGGATGCCTTCAATTTTCAGTGTTCAGAGAATAAAACTGATTCTGATATGTCTGCTACTGAAgtagaatttttaatttcagACCTTCCGGTGAATACGCATGAAAAGCAATCTGTGGAAGCATTGAATATTCGGAATCTGGAGGATAAAGCAAGTTTGGATATACTAACTACTGAAGCAGCCTGCCCAGACTTGGACCATGCGGTTAACAAATATGACAAGGAAGTAATGGAGGCATCGAATATTCAGATTTTGGAGGATAAAGTGAATTCCGATATGCCAACTGCTGGAGTAGTGGTTACATCGAACGACCAGTTTTTGGAGGTTAAAGCTGGAATGGATGAACCTACTTCTGGAGCAGCTTGTCTAACTTCAGATCTTTCAATTAATCAGCgtgaacaattggaggaagcttccAGCATTCAGAAGCCGGATGTTGAATCAAGTTCAGATGTGCCAGCTACTGGGGGAGTGAGTGCCTCCAATATCCAATGTTCAGAGGATAAACCATATTCTGAGATATCAGCTGGTGAAGATGGATGTGCGACTGTGGACCTTGCAGTGAACGGGAAAGAAAAACAATCAGAGGAGGAATCCAATATTCAGAATCTGGGGAATAAAATAAGTTCGGATATGCCAACCACTGGAGCATTGTGCTTGACTCCAATCATTCCTACAGATGGGAATGTGCAGCTATCTGAGCCTCCATCTGATCAAGAAATAACTGCTTTGAATGAGCCCCTACCTAGTGCTATGGAGGTTGACACCCCCATTTGTGATGATATCAAAGAAAAGCAAGACCATATTCAACATTGTACTAAAACTTGTTCTAATCAGAGTGAAGTGGAGGCTCTTGATGCAACTCCACTTAGTTCTGCAGTAAGGACTGAGTGTCTGTCTGAATCAAGTACAAAGTCTTCACCTCTTGCTTCTTCTGGTGAAAATATGTCTGATCAACCACAAGTGATCCCATCCTGCCCTCTGACTCCCACCGTTTCTAAGGAATTGGTAAATTCTCCTATTTCTAAATCTTGTGAAATCAATTACAGAAATGAAGTCAATTGTTCAATGCAAGATTCTGATTTGCTGGAGCGAGAGTCTCAGATAACAGTTGGAAATAATTCTCAAAATGCATTAGAACTTGCTATAGAACAAAATGCTTTATCACCTTCGGAAACGGAGGCCACCaatgttgcattaagtgggaaGTATTTAGATGCTTTAAAACATGCTGAGTTGCATGAGAATCCATTAGTTAAGAGCTGTTCACAATCCCTCTCTGAGGGGAAAATGAACATGGGGGATTTCATATGTGAACAACCTGTGTCTGCTGTTGATATATCTTCGAATATTGACCCAGTTCCCAAGGAAAATGTGATATCCGCAGCAGCTATTGGTGATACCAATGTTGATTCTTCTGTGGTTTGCCCAATGAATATTGACACATCTCTGAGTAACCAAGTTACAATTGTGCAGGACAATGAGATTGTGACAAAGAGTTGCCGACAGGATGTAGATACGTCCTCAGCAGATGAGGTGGAAAAAATCATAGATCAATCTCCTGATGAACCTGTTGATAGGTCAGTCTTACAACAAACATCAGGGTCAAAAGCTGTGGCCAATTCTTCAGTGGATGCTTCTCAGTCTGTCCTTGTGGAAGAGGGAACCATATCTGAAACTGCAATTTTACCCTCATCGTCCTTTAGCATAGATGATAACAAGGTCTCATCCAAAACCTGTGCAATTAGTAACTCTGAAACTCTGGAAGAGGCAATGGAGGAGGGTGCGACTGACCGCTCTGAATTCCTGCCCCCAGAGAAAGGTGCAGAGGAGAGCTGTAGGAATGCCACTGAG GTTCCCTCTACAGTTCCAGTGCTGCTTCAGGAATCGATTGATTCTGAAGGTGACCACCGTGATCAAGGCAAGTCACAG GTTGGTGGGATACCTGAAAATCATGAAACTGGAATGCTTGCTGCTCCTAAAACATCTGAAGGGGGGAATGAGGTTGAGACCTTTTCTGATAAAGGTCCACTAGGATCATCTGATGCTTGGGATGAATCAAAAGGATTAGCTGATATGGAGAATCAGACAGAAGCCATTCAGAACCATGCTGCTGAAATTGATGTCCCATGTACATCTGCATCAGGGGACAAGGCCGAGGGTGAACCTAAAGGATTAGCTGATATGGAGAATCAGGCAGAAGCCATTCAGAACCGTTCTGCTGAGATGGATGTCCTGTGTTTGTCTGCATCAGGGGTTAAGGCCGAGGGTGAATCTAAAGAAGTAGCTGATATGGAGAATCGGGCGGAAGCCATTCAAAACTGTGCTGCTGAGATGGATGTCCCATGTACATCTGCACCAGGGGACAAGGCCGAGGGTGAATCTAAAGGATTAGCTGATATGGAGAATCTGGCAGAAGCCATTCAAGATTGTGCTGCTGAGATGCATGTCCCGTGTGTGTCTTCACCAGGGGACAAGGCCGAGGGTGAATATAAAGGATTAGCTGATATGGAGAATGAGGTAGAAACCATTGAGAGCTGTGCTGCTGAGATGGAAGTGTCATGTTCCTCTGCATCAGGGGACAAGGCAGAGGGTGAGAATGTTTTAGTTGGCACGAAGGAAAAAATTCTGGTGTCAGAAGACACTGAAGCTTTTGCAGTTGATGAAACAGATGTTTCTAATGGCGGTCCAGCTGTGCCCGAAACAACATCAGCCAATGGGGCTCCACTTCCATGTTCTTCGCTGAGAGTGGGTGAACCTTTCGTGGGGCATGATACTAAAGGAACTGAAACTGGTGTCGCCAACCATGATAATCAAGCCATACGGCAAAATGCTCTGAAAGATGCAGAAGAGTGCTCTTCTTCTGCAGCCGCTGACATAATTGAAAAGAGCTCACCTCAGAAGGATGTCATTGAATCTTCTCCGTTGCTGCCGCTGGAAACATCTGTTGATGGGGTTCCACCTCCATGCTCTTCAGTTGCTGAGGGCGAACGTGTAGAGAGTTTGTCTGATGAGGCTTTGGTTGATTCTGCTGTGAAGCTTGGTACTAAAAATTCTGAAGCTTCCCAGGATAATCTAGTTTTGCAAGAAAATGCATTGAACGAAATGGAAAAAACCCTTCCTTCAGCAACTGAGGATAGAGTTGCAGTGTGCTCACCTGAGAAGGATAATTTAACAACTGCTTGCTCAGAAGCACCCCAGGAATCCGAAAAGTATGAAAATGTGCAGAACCGGTCTGAGGAAGAACCTGGCCAGAGTTCAGTGGCTGAAGAAACCAAAAAAGACTGA